The window CTACCTCCCCTACCACGAAGCCCTCACCGCCGCCGGGATCGCGGTCTTAATCCTCGACTTCCGCGGCTTCGGTTCCTCCGAGGGGGCGAGTGACCTCTTGTTGCCCTCGCGCCAGCTGGAGGACCTGATCAACGCGGTGACCTACGTCGCGTCGCGATCGGACATCGACGAGGACAGCATCGGCACTTTCGGCAGCGGAGGGACCGGCGGGGGCAACGCGATCATGCTGGCTGCGGCGGACTCGCGCATCCGCTGCGCGGTCTCACAGGTGCCGGTGGCTGACGGAGAGGACTGGCTGCGCCGGATGCGCCGGGAGTACGAATGGTACGAACTGCTGGAGTCCCTCCGCGCCGACCGGGCCGAGCGGGTCCTGACGGGCAAGAGCCGGCTCGTCCATCCCCGCGAGGACATCATGCTCCAGACACCGGAGCGGAGGACCACGAAGGTGAAGAAGGACGTGGACTCCCGCGTCCCCACCCTGGTGCAGTTACGGAGCGTGGATGGGATACTCGCCTACAAGCCGATCGAGGTGGTCGGCAGTATCGAAGACGCTCCGCTCCTGATCGTCGGGGTGGAGAACGACCCGGTGACGCCCACCGACCACGCGGTGGCCCTCTACGAGCGCGCCCACCCTCCCAAGAAGCTGCTCATGCAGCGCCACACCACCCATTACGGCGCCTATGCGCAGTACGCGGACACGGTGGTTCCCCAGATCACCGACTGGTTCGGCACGTACCTGCGCAGGGAACCCGTGACGATGGACCACGACCCGGGAGCGACGACATGACATACGATCTGGCGGTGGTCGGAGGAACCCTCGTATCCGGCTCGGGCCGGCAGCGGGCGGACATCGGGGTCTCCGGCGGGCGGATCGTCGAGGTAACCACCGGTAACGGAGCCGGCTTGGAGGCGAAGCAGGTGGTGGACGCCACCGGCAAGCTGGTGCTGCCCGGCATGGTGGACGTCCACGTCCACACCCGCGAGCCCGGCTACACCCACAAGGAAGACCTGATCACCTGCACCGAGGCCGCTGCCGCCGGCGGGGTGACGACCATCTTCGGGATGCCCAACCTGGATCCCCCCACCGTGACCAGGACCTATCTCGAGGAGGTCC of the bacterium genome contains:
- a CDS encoding prolyl oligopeptidase family serine peptidase; this translates as MRVEEVSFYSEGDRVSAILRLPDRSADAPYPAVVQGPGWLGLKDAQLYLPYHEALTAAGIAVLILDFRGFGSSEGASDLLLPSRQLEDLINAVTYVASRSDIDEDSIGTFGSGGTGGGNAIMLAAADSRIRCAVSQVPVADGEDWLRRMRREYEWYELLESLRADRAERVLTGKSRLVHPREDIMLQTPERRTTKVKKDVDSRVPTLVQLRSVDGILAYKPIEVVGSIEDAPLLIVGVENDPVTPTDHAVALYERAHPPKKLLMQRHTTHYGAYAQYADTVVPQITDWFGTYLRREPVTMDHDPGATT